The uncultured Flavobacterium sp. genome has a window encoding:
- the coaD gene encoding pantetheine-phosphate adenylyltransferase produces the protein MRKAIFPGSFDPITLGHEDIIKRGISLFDEIVIAIGVNAEKKYMFTLEERKRFIEETFKDEPKISVITYEGLTIDLAKKQKANFILRGLRNPADFEFEKAIAHTNRHLSKIETVFLLTAAKTSYISSSIVRDVLRNGGEYEMLVPKAVRVKK, from the coding sequence ATGCGAAAAGCCATATTCCCGGGATCATTTGACCCCATTACCCTAGGTCACGAAGACATTATCAAAAGAGGAATTTCTCTATTTGACGAAATCGTAATTGCAATTGGTGTCAATGCCGAAAAAAAATACATGTTTACTCTTGAAGAAAGAAAACGTTTTATCGAAGAAACCTTCAAAGACGAACCAAAAATCTCCGTTATAACTTATGAAGGTCTAACAATAGATTTGGCAAAAAAACAAAAAGCCAATTTCATTTTAAGAGGTTTACGTAATCCCGCCGATTTCGAATTCGAAAAAGCAATCGCACATACCAACAGACATCTTTCTAAAATTGAAACCGTCTTTTTATTGACCGCTGCAAAAACTTCTTATATCAGTTCAAGCATCGTTCGTGACGTATTGCGAAATGGCGGAGAATATGAAATGTTGGTTCCCAAGGCGGTTAGGGTTAAGAAGTAA
- a CDS encoding RluA family pseudouridine synthase, whose amino-acid sequence MNNNIENLDLEDELFEHFRFEVPKGQALLRIDKYLMNLIQNATRNKIQNAATEGNIFVNDIPVKSNYKVKPFDVVTVMLSHPPFENHILPEDLPLNIVYEDDALLLINKEPGMVVHPGHGNYTGTLVNALAHHFDNLPMNSSERPGLVHRIDKDTSGLLVVAKTEAAMTHLAKQFEAKTSEREYIALVWGNVTEEEGTIEGNLARHLKDRMQMAVFADPEIGKPAITHYKVLERFGYVTLISCKLETGRTHQIRAHMKHIGHPLFNDERYGGHLILKGTTFTKYKQFIENCFKALPRQALHAKTLGFVHPNTGEMMRFDTELPQDFQDCIDKWRNYVKSHNTEEEED is encoded by the coding sequence ATGAACAATAATATTGAAAATTTAGATCTGGAAGACGAATTATTCGAACATTTTAGATTTGAAGTCCCTAAAGGTCAAGCGCTTTTGCGTATTGACAAATATTTAATGAATTTGATTCAGAATGCGACGCGAAATAAAATTCAGAACGCCGCTACTGAAGGAAACATTTTTGTAAATGATATTCCGGTAAAATCAAATTATAAAGTAAAACCGTTTGATGTTGTAACGGTTATGTTATCGCATCCTCCGTTTGAAAACCATATTCTTCCGGAAGATCTTCCGTTGAATATTGTGTATGAAGATGATGCTTTGTTGTTGATTAACAAAGAGCCGGGAATGGTTGTGCATCCTGGTCACGGAAATTATACGGGAACTTTGGTTAATGCTTTGGCACATCATTTTGATAATTTGCCAATGAACAGCAGCGAACGTCCTGGTTTGGTTCATAGAATTGATAAAGATACGTCCGGACTTTTAGTGGTTGCTAAAACAGAAGCGGCAATGACGCATTTAGCAAAACAATTTGAGGCTAAAACTTCTGAACGTGAGTATATTGCTCTTGTTTGGGGAAATGTTACCGAAGAAGAAGGAACAATTGAAGGAAACCTTGCAAGACATTTAAAAGACCGTATGCAAATGGCAGTTTTTGCTGATCCTGAAATAGGGAAACCAGCAATTACTCATTATAAAGTTTTGGAACGTTTTGGTTATGTAACTTTGATTTCTTGTAAGTTAGAAACTGGAAGAACACACCAAATTCGTGCACACATGAAACATATTGGTCATCCGTTGTTTAATGACGAACGTTACGGCGGTCATTTAATTTTGAAAGGAACGACTTTTACTAAATACAAGCAGTTTATCGAGAATTGTTTTAAAGCTTTGCCACGTCAGGCGTTGCATGCTAAAACACTTGGTTTTGTACATCCAAATACGGGTGAAATGATGCGTTTTGATACGGAACTGCCTCAGGATTTTCAGGATTGCATTGATAAATGGCGTAATTATGTGAAATCGCATAATACAGAAGAGGAAGAGGATTAA
- a CDS encoding PASTA domain-containing protein: MSLRKYLTSRVFFLQVLSAAAIIAVLGYLFMHWLTFTTDHGHEIAVPNLSKLTEEQVEAKLDDLDLDYVLLDSVDYRSEFPKYSVVEQDPLPGTMVKVGRKIYIKINASGFSSVKIPDLIEKTYREAVPTLKALGLEAGTITYIPNLGKDMVLEMRYKGRNLKVGDRVLKASKIDLVLGDGKASYVDESQAVDSLAAPTTETPKDEQ; encoded by the coding sequence ATGAGTTTACGTAAGTATTTAACTAGCCGAGTATTTTTTCTGCAAGTATTAAGTGCGGCTGCTATTATCGCCGTTTTAGGTTATTTGTTTATGCATTGGTTGACTTTTACAACTGATCACGGTCACGAAATTGCTGTTCCGAATTTATCGAAATTAACTGAGGAACAAGTTGAAGCAAAATTAGACGATTTAGACTTAGATTATGTGCTTTTGGATAGTGTTGATTACCGAAGTGAATTCCCTAAATACAGTGTTGTTGAGCAAGATCCGTTGCCGGGAACGATGGTAAAAGTGGGAAGAAAAATATATATTAAAATTAATGCGTCAGGATTTTCATCTGTTAAAATTCCTGATTTAATCGAAAAAACGTATCGTGAAGCGGTTCCAACTTTGAAGGCTTTAGGTCTTGAAGCGGGAACGATTACCTATATTCCGAACTTAGGAAAAGATATGGTTCTGGAGATGCGTTATAAAGGTAGAAACTTAAAAGTAGGTGACCGCGTGCTGAAGGCTTCTAAAATCGACTTGGTTTTAGGTGACGGAAAAGCAAGTTATGTAGATGAAAGTCAGGCCGTAGACAGTTTAGCTGCGCCAACTACTGAAACCCCAAAAGATGAACAATAA
- a CDS encoding PhnA domain-containing protein has product MSIERELNKRSGSKCELCGAEENLKVYQVLPIQKGGLDESIMACSTCVDQIENPDNVDLNHWRCLNDSMWNENVAVQVVAWRMLSRMRAAGWPQELLDMMYLDEDTLAWAQATGEGEDDENKIIHRDSNGVILEHGDSVVLIKDLKVKGSSMVAKQGTAVRNIRLDHENAEYIEGKVDGQQIVIITQYVKKI; this is encoded by the coding sequence ATGAGCATAGAAAGAGAATTAAACAAACGTAGCGGATCTAAATGCGAACTTTGTGGCGCTGAGGAAAATCTAAAAGTATATCAGGTATTACCAATTCAAAAAGGTGGACTTGACGAAAGTATAATGGCATGCAGTACATGTGTTGACCAAATTGAAAACCCGGACAATGTTGATTTAAATCACTGGAGATGTTTAAATGACAGCATGTGGAATGAAAATGTTGCTGTGCAAGTTGTTGCCTGGAGAATGTTAAGCCGTATGCGCGCTGCAGGATGGCCACAGGAATTGCTTGACATGATGTATTTAGACGAAGATACATTGGCATGGGCGCAAGCAACTGGTGAAGGCGAAGATGATGAAAATAAAATTATTCACCGTGATAGTAATGGTGTAATTTTAGAACACGGAGATTCTGTAGTTTTAATCAAAGATCTAAAAGTAAAAGGATCAAGCATGGTTGCTAAACAAGGAACTGCTGTACGTAACATTCGTTTAGACCACGAAAACGCCGAATATATTGAAGGAAAAGTAGACGGTCAGCAAATTGTGATTATCACGCAGTATGTGAAGAAGATATAA
- a CDS encoding D-alanine--D-alanine ligase codes for MKNIAIIMGGYSSEYKISLISGNVVHKYLDKTKYNGFRIHIFKEKWVYVDQNDAEFPIDRNDFSVTVNGEKITFDCVFNAIHGTPGEDGLMQAYFELIGLPQSSCDYYQAALTFNKRDLLSVLKPYGIKTAISYYLNKGDVINTEEIVKKVGLPCFVKPNKAGSSFGISKVKTEAELPIAIEVAYKEDNEIIIESFLDGTEVSVGVINYKGEIKVLPITEIVSENDFFDYEAKYEGKSQEITPARISDELTQKVSETAKRAYEVLKMKGFSRSEFIIVNNEPHMLEMNTIPGLTTESLIPQQAKAAGISLEDLFTNAIELALL; via the coding sequence ATGAAAAACATAGCCATCATCATGGGCGGATATTCAAGTGAATATAAAATTTCTCTTATCAGCGGAAACGTCGTTCACAAATATCTTGACAAAACAAAATACAACGGATTCCGCATTCATATTTTTAAAGAAAAATGGGTTTATGTTGACCAAAATGATGCCGAATTTCCAATCGATAGAAATGATTTCTCAGTTACTGTAAACGGAGAAAAAATCACTTTCGATTGTGTTTTCAATGCCATTCACGGAACCCCGGGAGAAGATGGTTTAATGCAGGCTTACTTTGAATTAATTGGATTGCCACAATCATCTTGCGATTATTACCAAGCGGCTCTTACCTTCAACAAACGTGATTTATTGTCAGTTTTAAAACCATACGGAATCAAAACAGCAATCTCTTATTACCTAAACAAAGGTGATGTTATCAATACGGAAGAAATTGTAAAAAAAGTAGGTTTACCATGTTTCGTAAAACCAAACAAAGCAGGTTCTAGTTTCGGAATCTCAAAAGTAAAAACCGAGGCCGAATTGCCAATCGCAATAGAAGTTGCCTATAAAGAAGATAACGAAATTATCATCGAAAGTTTCCTTGACGGAACCGAAGTTTCTGTTGGAGTAATCAATTATAAAGGCGAAATTAAAGTTTTACCAATCACCGAAATTGTTTCAGAAAATGATTTCTTTGATTATGAAGCAAAATACGAAGGAAAATCACAAGAAATCACACCGGCAAGAATTTCAGACGAACTAACACAAAAAGTGAGTGAAACTGCAAAACGTGCCTACGAAGTTTTAAAAATGAAAGGTTTCTCAAGAAGCGAATTCATCATCGTAAACAACGAACCACATATGTTGGAAATGAACACCATTCCGGGATTAACAACCGAAAGTTTGATTCCGCAACAAGCCAAAGCAGCCGGAATATCTCTCGAAGATTTATTCACAAATGCAATTGAGCTGGCGCTTTTGTAA